A genome region from Thermomonospora amylolytica includes the following:
- the edd gene encoding phosphogluconate dehydratase, with protein sequence MSPGLDPVVARVTDRIARRSADRRAAYLERVRDAVRAGPARTALGCANLAHGFAACAPADKLRLRGDVTPNIAIVSAYNDMLSAHQPLQDYPAILKRAIGEAGGTAQFAGGVPAMCDGITQGRAGMELSLFSRDVVAMATAVALSHDMFDGALLLGVCDKIVPGLVIGALSFGHLPVILVPAGPMGSGLPNARKAKVRKLYAEGKVGRAELLEAEAASYHSPGTCTFYGTANSNQLLMEVMGLHLPGASFVPPGTALREALTAEAGRRVLELTALGGGHTPIGELLDERAFVNGVVALLATGGSTNHTLHLVAMAAAAGIELTWDDFDELSTVTPLLTRLYPNGTADVNHFHAAGGTAFLIGELLDAGLLHADARVVGGKTLADYRAVPELGPDGLTWRPGPAESGDREVLRPVADPFDSHGGLHTVTGNLGRAVVKVSAVAPEHRVVEAPARVFDSQQALQAAFEAGELNRDIVAVVRFQGPRANGMPELHKLTPPLAVLQDRGHRVALVTDGRMSGASGAVPAAIHLSPEAAAGGPLARVRDGDVIRLDADAGRLRVLVPDEEFAAREPAAPPAEEQYGTGRELFAAFRRAVGPAERGAAVFAS encoded by the coding sequence ATGTCGCCAGGCCTCGACCCCGTCGTCGCACGGGTCACCGACCGCATCGCCCGGCGCAGCGCGGACCGCCGCGCCGCCTACCTCGAACGCGTCCGGGACGCGGTGCGCGCCGGGCCCGCCCGGACCGCGCTGGGCTGCGCCAACCTCGCGCACGGCTTCGCCGCCTGCGCCCCCGCCGACAAGCTGCGGCTGCGCGGCGACGTCACGCCCAACATCGCGATCGTGTCGGCCTACAACGACATGCTGTCGGCGCACCAGCCGCTGCAGGACTACCCGGCGATCCTCAAGAGGGCGATCGGCGAGGCGGGCGGCACCGCCCAGTTCGCCGGGGGCGTCCCGGCCATGTGCGACGGCATCACCCAGGGCCGCGCCGGCATGGAGCTGTCGCTGTTCAGCCGGGACGTGGTCGCCATGGCCACCGCCGTCGCGCTGTCCCACGACATGTTCGACGGGGCCCTGCTGCTGGGGGTCTGCGACAAGATCGTCCCCGGGCTGGTGATCGGCGCGCTGTCGTTCGGGCACCTGCCGGTGATCCTGGTGCCCGCCGGGCCGATGGGCTCCGGGCTGCCCAACGCGCGCAAGGCCAAGGTCCGCAAGCTCTACGCCGAGGGCAAGGTGGGCCGCGCCGAGCTGCTGGAGGCCGAGGCCGCCTCCTACCACTCGCCGGGCACCTGCACCTTCTACGGCACCGCCAACTCCAACCAGCTGCTGATGGAGGTGATGGGCCTGCACCTGCCCGGCGCCAGCTTCGTCCCGCCGGGCACCGCGCTGCGCGAGGCCCTCACCGCCGAGGCCGGCCGCCGGGTGCTGGAGCTGACCGCCCTCGGCGGCGGCCACACCCCGATCGGCGAGCTGCTGGACGAACGGGCGTTCGTCAACGGCGTGGTCGCGCTGCTGGCCACCGGCGGCTCCACCAACCACACCCTGCACCTGGTCGCCATGGCCGCCGCCGCGGGCATCGAGCTGACCTGGGACGACTTCGACGAGCTGTCCACGGTGACGCCGCTGCTGACCCGGCTGTACCCCAACGGCACCGCCGACGTGAACCACTTCCACGCCGCGGGCGGCACCGCGTTCCTCATCGGGGAGCTGCTGGACGCCGGGCTGCTGCACGCCGACGCCCGGGTGGTCGGCGGCAAGACCCTGGCCGACTACCGGGCCGTTCCCGAGCTGGGGCCGGACGGGCTGACCTGGCGTCCCGGGCCCGCCGAGTCCGGCGACCGCGAGGTGCTGCGGCCGGTCGCCGACCCGTTCGACTCGCACGGCGGCCTGCACACCGTCACCGGCAACCTCGGCCGGGCGGTGGTGAAGGTCTCGGCGGTCGCCCCCGAGCACCGCGTCGTCGAGGCCCCCGCCCGGGTCTTCGACTCCCAGCAGGCGCTGCAGGCCGCGTTCGAGGCCGGCGAGCTGAACCGTGACATCGTCGCCGTCGTCCGCTTCCAGGGGCCGCGCGCCAACGGGATGCCGGAACTGCACAAGCTCACCCCGCCGCTGGCCGTCCTGCAGGACCGCGGGCACAGGGTCGCGCTGGTCACCGACGGGCGGATGTCCGGAGCCTCGGGGGCGGTCCCGGCCGCCATCCACCTGTCCCCGGAGGCCGCCGCGGGCGGGCCGCTGGCCCGGGTCCGCGACGGCGACGTGATCCGGCTGGACGCCGACGCCGGGCGGCTGCGGGTGCTGGTGCCGGACGAGGAGTTCGCCGCCCGCGAGCCCGCCGCGCCGCCCGCCGAGGAGCAGTACGGCACCGGCCGGGAGCTGTTCGCGGCGTTCCGCCGGGCGGTCGGCCCGGCCGAGCGGGGAGCGGCGGTGTTCGCGTCATGA
- a CDS encoding ROK family transcriptional regulator: MPRRPSTSGDLLRLIREEGVATRAELARLTGLSRPAVTLRVTELIAHGLVVERPGELSSGGRPPARLEFNAAGGAVLVANLGRRRGQLAVCDLGGRILVQSAPDLPTGRDTAVLAAGLLDHWDELLGKAGLPRTAVRGVGVGSPDTAEPAPEHAPGPGRRPWLGGVDLGAIVAERFPVPVHVDNDVNVAALGEYQARYRDRIDDMLFVKVSTGIGAGLIAGGRIQRGALGAAGEIGHIPVRDGEGAPCRCGNTDCVEAVAGGAALLARTGAADLGELAMRAGAGDAAVVALVREAGRRIGEVIAAAVNLLNPAVVVLGGDLTGGVEPLIAGVREVVYQRATALATRQLRIEPSMLGDVAGLMGCAAMVCDHILSPAAVDAALSATP; the protein is encoded by the coding sequence GTGCCCAGACGCCCCTCGACCAGCGGAGACCTGCTCCGCCTCATCCGCGAGGAGGGCGTCGCCACCCGCGCCGAGCTGGCCCGCCTGACCGGGCTGTCGCGACCGGCGGTCACCCTGCGGGTCACCGAGCTGATCGCGCACGGGCTGGTCGTCGAGCGTCCCGGCGAGCTGTCGTCCGGCGGCCGTCCGCCGGCCCGGCTGGAGTTCAACGCGGCGGGCGGCGCCGTCCTGGTGGCCAACCTCGGCCGGCGCCGGGGCCAGCTCGCGGTGTGCGACCTGGGCGGCCGGATCCTGGTGCAGTCCGCCCCCGACCTGCCCACCGGCCGGGACACCGCGGTGCTGGCGGCCGGGCTGCTGGACCACTGGGACGAGCTGCTGGGCAAGGCGGGCCTGCCGCGCACCGCCGTGCGCGGGGTGGGCGTGGGCAGCCCGGACACCGCCGAGCCCGCCCCCGAGCACGCCCCCGGACCCGGCCGGCGGCCCTGGCTGGGCGGCGTGGACCTCGGGGCGATCGTGGCCGAGCGGTTCCCGGTCCCGGTGCACGTCGACAACGACGTGAACGTGGCGGCGCTCGGCGAGTACCAGGCCCGCTACCGGGACCGGATCGACGACATGCTGTTCGTGAAGGTGTCCACCGGCATCGGCGCGGGCCTGATCGCCGGCGGCCGGATCCAGCGCGGGGCGCTGGGGGCGGCCGGGGAGATCGGGCACATCCCGGTGCGCGACGGCGAGGGTGCGCCGTGCCGCTGCGGCAACACCGACTGCGTGGAGGCGGTCGCGGGCGGGGCCGCCCTGCTGGCCCGCACCGGCGCGGCCGACCTGGGCGAGCTGGCGATGCGCGCCGGAGCCGGGGACGCGGCGGTGGTGGCGCTGGTCCGGGAGGCCGGCCGGCGGATCGGCGAGGTGATCGCCGCCGCCGTCAACCTGCTCAACCCGGCCGTGGTGGTGCTGGGCGGCGACCTCACCGGCGGGGTCGAGCCGCTGATCGCCGGGGTCCGCGAGGTGGTCTACCAGCGGGCGACCGCGCTGGCCACCCGCCAGTTGCGGATCGAGCCCAGCATGCTGGGCGACGTCGCGGGCCTGATGGGCTGCGCCGCCATGGTCTGCGACCACATCCTGTCCCCCGCCGCCGTGGACGCCGCCCTGTCGGCCACCCCCTGA
- a CDS encoding DUF3068 domain-containing protein, translating to MTIDQAPRTAGKSPSGGEPRPRGLLAPILLGLGVFLLTLALALRFFVADRVLVAPANLYQKVTLQATGASYFDRATVQDRTGATLTLTSTVRGDVKAADGDTVVWDAFLVLEDIPNGNEVNITQQRLAFDRKSGELKACCGTHVANDTSIKPSGLGLFWPVGAVEQKTYQVFDPYTKRAWPAEYEGTETIQGVKAYKFVQSIPDSVIGTEPEVPTTLLGIAGPNRTVPADRYQRATVTYWVDPRSGVSVHREQQIVQTLRGKDGNGTKVIADFTLKMTPQSQKTMVDKANDTAPKVSLFRVTGPLAALFLGLVLLGAGAAVMMRRRGTRHAA from the coding sequence ATGACGATTGATCAGGCTCCGCGCACGGCCGGCAAGAGCCCTTCCGGCGGCGAGCCGCGGCCCCGGGGCCTTCTCGCACCGATCCTGCTCGGGCTGGGGGTCTTCCTGCTGACGCTGGCGCTCGCGCTGCGCTTCTTCGTGGCCGACCGGGTGCTGGTCGCCCCGGCGAACCTCTACCAGAAGGTCACCCTGCAGGCGACCGGCGCCTCCTACTTCGACCGGGCGACCGTTCAGGATCGGACCGGCGCGACGCTGACGCTCACCAGCACGGTGCGCGGCGACGTCAAGGCCGCCGACGGGGACACCGTCGTGTGGGACGCCTTCCTGGTGCTGGAGGACATCCCCAACGGCAACGAGGTGAACATCACCCAGCAGCGGCTGGCGTTCGACCGCAAGAGCGGCGAGCTGAAGGCCTGCTGCGGCACCCACGTGGCCAACGACACCTCGATCAAGCCGTCCGGGCTGGGCCTGTTCTGGCCGGTCGGCGCGGTGGAGCAGAAGACCTACCAGGTGTTCGACCCGTACACCAAGCGGGCCTGGCCGGCCGAGTACGAGGGCACCGAGACGATCCAGGGCGTCAAGGCGTACAAGTTCGTGCAGTCCATCCCGGACAGCGTCATCGGCACCGAGCCGGAGGTCCCGACCACCCTGCTCGGCATCGCGGGTCCCAACCGGACCGTGCCGGCCGACCGCTACCAGCGGGCCACCGTCACCTACTGGGTCGACCCGCGCAGCGGCGTCAGCGTCCACCGCGAGCAGCAGATCGTGCAGACCCTGCGCGGCAAGGACGGCAACGGCACCAAGGTCATCGCCGACTTCACGCTGAAGATGACCCCGCAGAGCCAGAAGACCATGGTCGACAAGGCCAACGACACCGCCCCCAAGGTGTCGCTGTTCCGCGTGACCGGGCCGCTCGCGGCACTGTTCCTGGGCCTGGTGCTGCTGGGCGCCGGGGCCGCGGTGATGATGCGCCGCCGGGGGACGCGTCACGCCGCATAG
- a CDS encoding alpha-amylase — MTGRFRRALAACAPPALLAAAAVTAAPAVPPAAAATAPAPVRAVDTGVPNGDVIANLWSWNWRSVAAECTGVLDPAGYGAVWVAPPAESLRHPTGVWWDVYQPYSYRLTGRFGTEAEFAAMVRACHGAGIKVYTDAVINHTGAQTGTGYAGTVLTDKYDPPMYDRADYNVDVCDRAIANWSDLWEVQNCELLSLPDLKTGSDGVRDRIAGYLNAQIALGVDGFRIDAAKHIPNEDLRAIFGRLRETVSGARPYVFHEVFPGEPPRPQDYFSTGDVLDFTYADKIKTAFQGDIAWLSSFGPSWGLLPAADSVSFVTNHDTERNGRHLSYKDGATARIANVFQLAWKHTTPTVYAGFEFGDPEQAPPNSGGFVTDTDCLRGWHCLDRDPAVVGMVGWRHAAGNAGVTHWQSPSSNVIGFGRADRAFVAINNTGGAHTAQYSTGLPDGAYCNVIDGCATKVTVTGGRATLTVPAKGAVAFHVGR, encoded by the coding sequence ATGACAGGAAGGTTCCGCCGCGCCCTGGCCGCCTGCGCGCCCCCGGCGCTGCTGGCCGCCGCGGCCGTCACCGCCGCCCCGGCCGTCCCCCCGGCCGCCGCCGCGACCGCCCCCGCCCCCGTCCGCGCCGTCGACACCGGGGTCCCGAACGGCGACGTGATCGCCAACCTGTGGTCGTGGAACTGGCGGTCGGTGGCGGCCGAGTGCACCGGCGTCCTCGATCCCGCCGGATACGGCGCGGTGTGGGTCGCCCCGCCCGCCGAGTCGCTCAGGCACCCCACCGGCGTGTGGTGGGACGTCTACCAGCCCTACAGCTACCGGCTCACCGGGCGGTTCGGCACCGAGGCCGAGTTCGCCGCCATGGTGCGCGCCTGCCACGGCGCCGGGATCAAGGTCTACACCGACGCGGTGATCAACCACACCGGGGCGCAGACCGGGACGGGCTACGCGGGCACCGTCCTCACCGACAAGTACGACCCGCCGATGTACGACCGGGCCGACTACAACGTCGACGTCTGCGACCGGGCCATCGCGAACTGGAGCGACCTGTGGGAGGTCCAGAACTGCGAACTGCTGTCGCTGCCCGACCTGAAGACCGGGAGCGACGGCGTGCGCGACCGGATCGCCGGCTATCTGAACGCCCAGATCGCCCTGGGCGTGGACGGCTTCCGGATCGACGCCGCCAAGCACATCCCCAACGAGGACCTGCGGGCGATCTTCGGCCGGCTGCGCGAGACCGTCTCCGGTGCGCGGCCGTACGTCTTCCACGAGGTGTTCCCCGGCGAGCCGCCCCGCCCGCAGGACTACTTCAGCACCGGCGACGTGCTGGACTTCACCTACGCCGACAAGATCAAGACCGCCTTCCAGGGCGACATCGCCTGGCTGTCGTCGTTCGGCCCGAGCTGGGGCCTGCTGCCGGCGGCCGACTCGGTCTCGTTCGTCACCAACCACGACACCGAGCGCAACGGCCGTCACCTGTCCTACAAGGACGGGGCGACCGCCCGGATCGCCAACGTGTTCCAGCTCGCCTGGAAGCACACCACCCCGACGGTGTACGCGGGCTTCGAGTTCGGCGACCCCGAGCAGGCCCCGCCCAACTCCGGCGGCTTCGTCACCGACACCGACTGCCTCCGCGGCTGGCACTGCCTGGACCGCGATCCGGCCGTCGTCGGCATGGTCGGCTGGCGGCACGCGGCCGGGAACGCCGGGGTGACCCACTGGCAGTCCCCGTCCTCCAACGTCATCGGCTTCGGCCGGGCCGACAGGGCGTTCGTCGCCATCAACAACACCGGCGGCGCGCACACCGCGCAGTACTCCACCGGCCTGCCGGACGGCGCGTACTGCAACGTGATCGACGGCTGCGCCACCAAGGTCACCGTCACCGGCGGGCGGGCGACCCTGACCGTTCCCGCCAAGGGCGCGGTCGCCTTCCACGTCGGCCGGTGA
- a CDS encoding ABC transporter substrate-binding protein, with product MRRTPLVGLFAGLALALTACGSGDGGSTTAADGELTGRGPITLVSGKDRSGNMQKMVAGWNAAHPKEPVRIIELPDEPNDQRQQLIQNATTKSDAYTVLSLDVVWTAEFAANRWLTELPKDKLDTSKLLPATVKTGEYRGRLFAMPVNSDAGLLYYRTDLLKKAGIDEPPTTWAQMWEACDKVRALPEGEDVDCYLTEVGKTEGLTVSAAEAVNSAGGVFFDASGKPAVNTPQARAGMDFLVGAIKDGRMPRAALTLDGEGGRRHFQSGKLLFHRQWPYQYELANADDGSSKVAGKFAVAPIPGPNGPGAANLGGHNYAISAFAKNKATALDFIKYMTDPAQQKADSLATSKAPTVAALYDDPELIEKYPYLPALKEAIQKAQSRPVVVRYGDVTAAIQSAFYDALGGKTPPDRALTDLQSKLAGLATP from the coding sequence ATGCGGCGCACCCCCCTGGTCGGCCTGTTCGCCGGCCTTGCGCTCGCGCTGACGGCGTGCGGCTCGGGCGACGGCGGCTCGACCACCGCCGCCGACGGCGAGCTCACCGGACGCGGCCCGATCACCCTGGTGTCGGGCAAGGACCGCTCCGGCAACATGCAGAAGATGGTCGCCGGCTGGAACGCCGCCCACCCCAAGGAGCCGGTCCGGATCATCGAGCTGCCCGACGAGCCCAACGACCAGCGTCAGCAGCTGATCCAGAACGCCACCACCAAGTCCGACGCCTACACCGTGCTCAGCCTGGACGTGGTGTGGACCGCCGAGTTCGCGGCCAACCGCTGGCTGACCGAGCTGCCCAAGGACAAGCTGGACACCAGCAAACTGCTGCCCGCCACGGTGAAGACCGGCGAGTACCGCGGCCGGCTGTTCGCCATGCCGGTCAACTCCGACGCCGGCCTGCTGTACTACCGCACCGACCTGCTCAAGAAGGCCGGGATCGACGAGCCGCCCACCACCTGGGCGCAGATGTGGGAGGCCTGCGACAAGGTCAGGGCGCTGCCGGAGGGCGAGGACGTCGACTGCTACCTCACCGAGGTCGGCAAGACCGAGGGCCTGACCGTCTCGGCCGCCGAGGCGGTCAACAGCGCGGGCGGTGTCTTCTTCGACGCCTCCGGCAAGCCCGCCGTCAACACCCCGCAGGCCAGGGCCGGGATGGACTTCCTGGTGGGCGCCATCAAGGACGGCCGGATGCCCCGGGCGGCGCTGACGCTGGACGGCGAGGGCGGACGCCGCCACTTCCAGTCCGGCAAGCTGCTGTTCCACCGCCAGTGGCCGTACCAGTACGAGCTGGCCAACGCCGACGACGGGTCCTCCAAGGTGGCGGGCAAGTTCGCGGTGGCGCCGATCCCCGGCCCGAACGGGCCCGGCGCGGCCAACCTCGGCGGGCACAACTACGCGATCTCCGCGTTCGCCAAGAACAAGGCCACCGCGCTGGACTTCATCAAGTACATGACCGACCCCGCGCAGCAGAAGGCCGACTCGCTGGCGACCTCCAAGGCCCCCACCGTGGCCGCGCTGTACGACGACCCCGAGCTGATCGAGAAGTACCCGTACCTGCCGGCCCTCAAGGAGGCCATCCAGAAGGCCCAGTCCCGGCCCGTCGTGGTCCGCTACGGCGACGTCACCGCGGCGATCCAGTCCGCGTTCTACGACGCCCTCGGCGGCAAGACCCCGCCCGACCGGGCCCTGACCGACCTGCAGTCCAAGCTCGCCGGGCTCGCCACCCCCTGA
- a CDS encoding carbohydrate ABC transporter permease, with protein MATTVENRPDARTPAAAASRRHRSPERRDRRLAALLLSPTMLVLALVVGYPVLAGFRESLFTRGQELDADGFVIEGERFVGLDNYTAIFTGDRADAFWNAFFNTTFFTFTTVLLETAIGVAMALIMHQAFRGRAIVRAGILVPWAIPTAISGLLWRWIFQHDGAANAVLRQEILWTADGFAAKGAVIIAEVWKTSPFIGLLVLAGLQLIPREVHEAARVDGASAWQRFWQITLPLVKPALLVAVLFRMLDVLRMFDLPAVLIGVNKDSVETLTMISWFEASNLRYGSAAAYATVLFAYIAVLAYLFVRLLGADIIGEARQAVGKRGRARA; from the coding sequence ATGGCCACCACTGTCGAGAACAGACCGGACGCCCGGACGCCGGCGGCCGCCGCGTCCCGGCGGCACCGCTCGCCCGAGCGGCGCGACCGCCGGCTGGCCGCCCTGCTGCTGTCGCCGACGATGCTGGTGCTGGCGCTGGTCGTCGGCTACCCGGTGCTCGCCGGCTTCCGCGAGTCGCTGTTCACCCGCGGGCAGGAACTGGACGCCGACGGCTTCGTCATCGAGGGCGAGCGGTTCGTCGGCCTGGACAACTACACCGCGATCTTCACCGGCGACCGCGCCGACGCGTTCTGGAACGCCTTCTTCAACACCACCTTCTTCACCTTCACCACGGTGCTGCTGGAGACCGCGATCGGCGTGGCGATGGCGCTGATCATGCACCAGGCGTTCCGCGGCCGGGCGATCGTGCGGGCCGGCATCCTGGTGCCGTGGGCGATCCCCACCGCGATCTCCGGGCTGCTGTGGCGGTGGATCTTCCAGCACGACGGCGCGGCCAACGCGGTGCTGCGGCAGGAGATCCTGTGGACCGCCGACGGTTTCGCCGCCAAGGGCGCGGTCATCATCGCCGAGGTGTGGAAGACCTCCCCGTTCATCGGGCTGCTGGTGCTGGCCGGGCTGCAGCTGATCCCGCGCGAGGTGCACGAGGCGGCGCGGGTGGACGGCGCCTCGGCCTGGCAGCGGTTCTGGCAGATCACGCTGCCGCTGGTCAAGCCGGCGCTGCTGGTCGCGGTGCTGTTCCGGATGCTGGACGTGCTGCGGATGTTCGACCTGCCGGCGGTGCTGATCGGCGTCAACAAGGACTCGGTGGAGACGCTGACGATGATCTCCTGGTTCGAGGCCAGCAACCTGCGGTACGGGTCGGCCGCGGCCTACGCCACGGTGCTGTTCGCCTACATCGCCGTGCTGGCGTACCTGTTCGTCAGGCTGCTGGGCGCCGACATCATCGGCGAGGCCCGGCAGGCCGTCGGGAAGCGCGGGAGGGCGCGGGCATGA
- a CDS encoding carbohydrate ABC transporter permease, whose amino-acid sequence MTVRLRRALPYLGIALVTVYCLAPFYWMVVSAFRRPQDQFDTTIVPARWSVDNFTAVFGADNGFGRALLNSLIVAGTTTVLTLVVGVFTAYALARLTFPFKNAVLGIIIATTMFPGISQLVPLLKLFTDIGWINTYQAMILPSLGFALPLTVWMLTAFFRQLPFELEQAAMVDGCTRGQAFRKIIVPLAAPGVFTTAIITFIAAWNEFIIALSVVNAKEMETATVAIAKFTGISGHDQPFGTQMAAGVIVTVPLVVVVLIFQRRIVAGLTAGGVK is encoded by the coding sequence ATGACCGTCCGGCTGCGCAGGGCCCTGCCCTATCTCGGGATCGCCCTGGTCACCGTGTACTGCCTGGCGCCGTTCTACTGGATGGTGGTCTCGGCGTTCCGGCGGCCGCAGGACCAGTTCGACACCACGATCGTCCCGGCGCGCTGGTCGGTGGACAACTTCACCGCCGTGTTCGGCGCCGACAACGGCTTCGGCCGGGCGTTGCTCAACAGCCTGATCGTGGCGGGCACGACCACCGTGCTGACGCTGGTCGTGGGGGTCTTCACCGCCTACGCGCTGGCCCGGCTGACGTTCCCGTTCAAGAACGCGGTGCTGGGGATCATCATCGCCACCACCATGTTCCCCGGAATCTCCCAGCTGGTTCCGCTGCTCAAGCTGTTCACCGACATAGGCTGGATCAACACCTACCAGGCGATGATCCTGCCCAGCCTGGGGTTCGCGCTGCCGCTGACGGTGTGGATGCTCACCGCGTTCTTCCGCCAGCTGCCGTTCGAGCTCGAGCAGGCGGCGATGGTGGACGGCTGTACCCGCGGCCAGGCGTTCCGCAAGATCATCGTGCCGCTGGCCGCGCCGGGAGTGTTCACCACCGCCATCATCACCTTCATCGCGGCGTGGAACGAGTTCATCATCGCCCTGTCGGTGGTCAACGCCAAGGAGATGGAGACCGCCACGGTCGCCATCGCCAAGTTCACCGGCATCAGCGGGCACGACCAGCCGTTCGGCACGCAGATGGCGGCCGGGGTGATCGTCACCGTGCCGCTGGTCGTGGTGGTGCTGATCTTCCAGCGGCGGATCGTCGCCGGCCTGACCGCCGGCGGCGTCAAGTGA
- a CDS encoding glycoside hydrolase family 13 protein: MTQHMVDVSAPATGPGARWWRDAVIYQVYVRSFADSDGDGIGDLPGIRSRLPYLAELGVDAVWITPFYPSPMADFGYDVADYRGVDPIFGSLDDARALLRDAHDLGLRIIVDLVPNHTSDRHPWFVEALAAGPGGPARDRYIFRDGRGPDGSLPPNDWESVFGGPAWTRVPDGQWYLHLFATEQPDLNWDNPEVRAEFEDILRFWLDLGVDGFRIDVAHGMVKAEGLPDVGWQGQVTMLGRNILPYFDQDGVHEIHRSWRRLLDSYPGERIGVAEAWAPTPERLACYVRPDELHQAFNFHYLVADWDHRAKREVIEESLRTAGLVGAPTTWVLSNHDVKRHVTRYGGGDLGLRRARAAALLMLALPGSAYIYQGEELGLAEVLDLPDEYRLDPQRARDPEEGRDGCRVPIPWSGDEPPFGFGPGRTSWLPMPEHWRELTVERQSADPDSMLALYRRALAIRREHPALGDGPLRWLAGPPGTLVFAREATAQDGVERSLVCAVNMGDRTVRVPAFGPVLLASGPVRTEGECLVLPPDTAVWWNGAGADSAGGD; encoded by the coding sequence ATGACGCAGCACATGGTCGACGTCTCCGCTCCCGCGACCGGGCCGGGCGCCCGGTGGTGGCGGGACGCGGTGATCTACCAGGTCTACGTCCGCAGCTTCGCCGACAGCGACGGCGACGGGATCGGCGACCTGCCCGGAATCCGCAGCAGACTGCCCTACCTGGCCGAACTCGGCGTGGACGCGGTGTGGATCACGCCGTTCTACCCCTCGCCGATGGCCGACTTCGGCTACGACGTGGCCGACTACCGGGGCGTGGACCCGATCTTCGGATCGCTGGACGACGCCCGGGCGCTGCTGCGGGACGCGCACGACCTGGGCCTGCGGATCATCGTGGACCTGGTCCCCAACCACACCTCCGACCGGCATCCCTGGTTCGTCGAGGCGCTGGCGGCCGGGCCGGGCGGCCCGGCCCGCGACCGCTACATCTTCCGCGACGGCCGCGGCCCGGACGGGTCGCTGCCGCCCAACGACTGGGAGTCGGTGTTCGGCGGGCCGGCCTGGACGCGCGTTCCGGACGGGCAGTGGTACCTGCACCTGTTCGCCACCGAGCAGCCCGACCTGAACTGGGACAACCCCGAGGTCCGCGCCGAGTTCGAGGACATCCTGCGGTTCTGGCTGGACCTGGGGGTGGACGGGTTCCGCATCGACGTGGCGCACGGCATGGTCAAGGCCGAGGGCCTGCCCGACGTCGGCTGGCAGGGGCAGGTCACCATGCTGGGCCGCAACATCCTGCCGTACTTCGACCAGGACGGGGTGCACGAGATCCACCGGTCCTGGCGGCGGCTGCTGGACTCCTACCCGGGCGAGCGGATCGGGGTGGCCGAGGCGTGGGCGCCGACCCCCGAGCGGCTGGCCTGCTACGTGCGGCCGGACGAGCTGCACCAGGCGTTCAACTTCCACTACCTGGTCGCCGACTGGGACCACCGCGCCAAGCGCGAGGTGATCGAGGAGTCGCTGCGCACCGCCGGGCTGGTCGGCGCGCCCACCACCTGGGTGCTGTCCAACCACGACGTCAAGCGGCACGTCACCCGGTACGGCGGCGGCGACCTGGGACTGCGGCGGGCCCGCGCCGCCGCGCTGCTGATGCTGGCGCTGCCCGGCTCGGCCTACATCTACCAGGGCGAGGAGCTGGGCCTGGCCGAGGTGCTGGACCTGCCGGACGAGTACCGGCTGGACCCGCAGCGCGCCCGCGACCCCGAGGAGGGCCGCGACGGCTGCCGGGTGCCGATCCCCTGGTCGGGGGACGAGCCGCCGTTCGGGTTCGGCCCGGGCCGCACGAGCTGGCTGCCGATGCCCGAGCACTGGCGCGAGCTGACCGTGGAGCGTCAGTCGGCCGACCCGGACTCGATGCTGGCGCTGTACCGGCGGGCGCTGGCGATCCGGCGCGAGCACCCGGCGCTGGGCGACGGGCCGCTGCGCTGGCTGGCCGGGCCGCCCGGGACGCTGGTGTTCGCCCGCGAGGCCACCGCTCAGGACGGCGTGGAACGGTCGCTGGTGTGCGCGGTGAACATGGGCGACCGCACCGTCCGGGTGCCGGCGTTCGGGCCGGTGCTGCTGGCCAGCGGGCCGGTCCGGACTGAGGGGGAATGCCTCGTCCTGCCCCCCGATACCGCCGTATGGTGGAACGGTGCGGGAGCCGACTCCGCAGGGGGAGACTGA